The Stutzerimonas stutzeri RCH2 genomic interval TGGCAGGAAGCCAAGCTGGCGCAGAACTTCCAGATTCTCGACTCCGACGACCAGCAACGCCTGGTCAAGCGGGTGATCCGCGAACTCGGCCTCGACGAGCAGCGCTGGCCGGCACGCCAGGCGCAGTGGTGGATCAACGCGCAGAAGGACGAAGGCCTGCGCCCACGCAACATCCAGCCCGGCGGTGATCTGTTCCTCGCCACACAGCTGAAGATCTACGAAGCCTATGAAGAGGCCTGCGCCCGCGCTGGCGTCATCGACTTCTCCGAGCTGCTGCTGCGTGCGCTGGATCTGTGGCGCGACCACCCCGGCCTGCTCGAGCACTATCAGCGGCGCTTCCGCCATGTGCTGGTCGACGAGTTTCAGGACACCAACGCCGTGCAGTACGCCTGGCTGCGCCTGCTGGCCAAGGGCGGCGAAAGCCTGATGGTGGTCGGCGACGACGACCAGTCGATCTACGGCTGGCGTGGCGCGCGCATCGAGAACCTGCATCAGTTCAGCCAGGACTTCCCCGACGCCGAAACCATCCGCCTGGAGCAGAACTACCGCTCCACCGCCTGCATCCTCAAGGCCGCCAACGCGCTGATCGCCAACAACCAGGGCCGTCTCGGCAAGGAACTCTGGACCTCCGGTTGCGAGGGCGAGCCGATCAGCCTGTATGCCGCCTTCAACGAGCACGACGAAGCGCGCTACGTGGTCGAGAGCATCGAGAAGGCCATTCGCGACGGCATGAGCCGCAGCGAGATCGCCATCCTCTACCGCTCCAACGCCCAGTCGCGGGTGCTGGAAGAGGCGCTGCTGCGCGAGAAGATTCCCTACCGCATCTATGGCGGCCAGCGCTTCTTCGAGCGCGCCGAAATCAAGAACGCCATGGCCTACCTGCGCCTGATCCAGACCCGCGACAACGACGCGGCGCTGGAGCGGGTGATCAACGTGCCGGCCCGTGGCATCGGTGAAAAGACCGTCGAATGCCTGCGCCAGCTGGCGCGCGAGCAAGGCTTGTCGATGTGGGCGGCGCTGCATCAGGCGGTCGGCACCAAGGCGGTTTCCGGCCGCGCAGCCAGCGCGCTGAACGGCTTCGTCGAGCTGGTCGATACCCTGGCGCTGAAAGTCGAAGGCATGCAGCTGCACAACATGGCACAGCTGGTCATCGAGCAGTCCGGGCTGCTGGCCTACCACCGCGACGAAAAGGGTGAAAAAGCCCAGGCGCGGGTGGAAAACCTTGAGGAACTGGTCTCCGCTGCACGCGCCTTCGACAGCTACAGCGAAGAGGATGACGACATCCAGTCACCGCTGGCCGCCTTTCTCGACCACGCCTCGCTGGAGGCCGGCGAACAGCAGGCCGGCGACCACGAGGACAGCGTGCAGCTGATGACCCTGCACAGTGCCAAGGGTCTGGAGTTTCCGCTGGTGTTCCTGGTCGGCATGGAAGAAGGCCTGTTCCCGCACAAGATGAGCCTGGAGGAGTCCGGCCGTCTGGAAGAAGAACGTCGCCTGGCCTATGTCGGCATCACCCGCGCCATGCAGCAGCTGGTGATCACCTACGCCGAGACCCGCCGGCTCTACGGCAGCGAGACCTATAACAAGATCTCGCGCTTCGTCCGCGAAATCCCGCCGGCGCTGGTGCAGGAAGTCCGCCTGAGCAACACCGTAACGCGCTCCTTCAACGGCAAGAGCATGAGCGGCTCGTCGCTGTTCGACGGTGCCGGCGTGCCGGAAACACCGTTCAGCCTCGGCCAGCGCGTGCGTCATTCGCTGTTCGGCGAAGGCACCATCCTCAACTTCGAAGGCTCCGGCGCCCAGGCGCGGGTGCAGGTGAATTTCGAGGATGAGGGCAGCAAATGGCTGATGCTCAGTTACGCAAAACTTGAAGCCCTATGAGGTTGACGCTAACGTCAACGCCTCATACCAACAAGAAAGACCAAGGAAACCGACCCATGAAACGCCGCCATCTGTTCGGTGCTGCCGCTGCCTTGCTTGCGACCCTCGGCCTTGCCGGCTGCAATGACGACAAGAAAGTCGAAAACGCCGGCCAACAAGCCGCCAGCGAACCCGCCAAGACCTACACCTGGAAAATGGTCACCGCCTGGCCGAAGAACTACCCGGGCCTGGGCACCGCCGCCGAACGCCTGGCCGACCGCGTCAAGGTGATGAGCGACGGCCGCCTGACCATCAAGGTCTATGCCGCCGGCGAGCTGGTCCCGGCGCTGGAAGTGTTCGATGCCGTCTCCCGCGGCACCGCAGAACTGGGCCACGGCGCCGCCTATTACTGGAAAGGCAAGGTGCCGACCGCACAGTTCTTCACTTCGGTACCGTTCGGCCTGTCGGCCATCGAGATGAACGCCTGGTTGAGCCGCGGCGAAGGCCAGAAGTTCTGGGAAGAGGCCTATGCACCCTTCGGCGTGAAGCCGATGGTGGTCGGCAACACCGGGATGCAGATGGGCGGCTGGTACAACAAGGAAATCAATGCGCTGGGCGACCTGCGCGGGCTGAAGATTCGTATGCCGGGCCTGGGCGGCGAAGTGCTGGCGCGCCTCGGTGCCACCACCGTGAACCTGCCCGGCGGCGAAGTGTTCACTGCACTGCAGACCGGCGCCATCGACGCCACCGACTGGGTCAGCCCGTACAACGACTTGGCCTTCGGTCTGCACAAGGCAGCCAAGTACTACTACTACCCGGGCTGGCAGGAACCGCAGGCGGTGCTGGAGCTGCTGGTCAACCAGAAGGCGATGGACACCCTGCCCGAGGACCTGCAGGCCATCCTCACCGAGGCGACCCGCGCGGCCAGCCGCGACATGATGGATGACTATGTCTACAACAACGCCCTGGCACTGGAGCAGCTCAAGCAGCAGGGCGTCGAGCTCAAGCGCTTCCCCGACGAAGTGCTCGACGCCATGCAGGAGCAATCGGAACTGGTGCTTGGCGAGCTGGCCGCGCAGAGCGAGCTGAACGGTCGCATCTGGGCCTCGATGAAGGCCTTCCAGGAGCAAGTCAAGCCGATGCACGAGATCTCCGAGAAGGAGCTGTACAACTGGCGTTGATCCAGCGGCCGGAAGAACGGAGCCGCGAGGCTCCGTTTTCGCAACCGCACCACCCCATCTGGCCATTCCAGGCGCGACCAACGGTCGCAAGCAAAAGCCGGTAACATACTGCCCCTGGCCAACCCCTGCCCGCCTCGGCAGGATGGCGCGCGTACTCCACTCTTTTCAGCGGGAACACTCAATGCAACGTGTGCTTAGCATTTTCATGGCGCTGTGTATCAGCCTGACCTTCGCGCTCGACGCCCACGCCAAGCGCTTCGGCGGCGGCAAGAGCTTCGGCTCGGCGCCCAGCCACCAAACCCGCCAGGCGCCCCAGCAGACTCAGGCCGCGCCGAATCAGGCAGGCCGTCAGACGCCCGCCGCCGCCAGCGGTGCTTCGCGCTGGCTCGGTCCGTTGGCCGGTCTGGCCGCCGGTGGCCTGCTCGCCTCGATGTTCATGGGCGACGGCTTCGAAGGCATCCAGTTCATGGATATCCTGATCTTCGGCGTGATCGCGTTCCTGCTGTTCCGCTTCCTCGCCGCTCGCCGTCGCCAGCAGCAGCCGGCCATGGCCGGCCATGCGCCGATGCAACGTGAAATGCCGCAGCAGCCGGCAACCTCCATCTTCGGTGGCAGCGCCGCCCCGGTTGCCGCCGCTCCGGTGATCAACGCCCCGGCCTGGTTCAACGAGCAGAGCTTCGTCGCTGCGGCCCGCGAGCACTTCCTCTCGCTGCAGCAGCACTGGGACGCCAACGAGATGGACAAGATCTCCGAGTTCGTCACTCCGCAGCTGTTGGGCTTCCTCAAGCAGGAACGCGCCGAGATCGGTGATGCCTATCAGTCGACCTACATCGACGATCTGCAGATCCAGCTCGACGGCGTCGACGATGATGCCGAGAAGACCACTGCCACCCTGACCTTCAGCGGTGTGTCGAAGACCTCGCGCTTCGACCAGGGCGAGCCGTTCAGCGAAAGCTGGCGCATGGAACGTGCCCAGGGCGAGAACCAGCCCTGGCTGGTCGCTGGTATCCGCCAGAACGCCTGATCGACGTAACGCAGGAAACGGTCTGCCCCGGCAGACCACAGACAAACCCCGCCACTCGGCGGGGTTTGTCGTTTCTGAGCGGCAAGCGGCGCGGTGCTGCGAGCCGCTCCACATCACTCCTTGAGAAAGGCCAGCAGATCGTTGTTGAAGCGCTCCTTGTGGGTGTCGGTCAGGCCGTGCGGTGCACCGGGATAGACGATCAGCTTCGCGCCCTTAACCAGTGCGGCAGACGCCTTGCCCGAGCTGTCCAGCGGCACGATCTGGTCATCGTCGCCGTGGATCACCAGCGTCGGCACATCGAACTTCTTCAGGTCGCCGCGAAAGTCCGTGGCCGAGAATGCAGCGATGGAGTCGTAGGTGTTCTTGTGCCCGGCCTGCAGGCCCTGGGCACGCCAGTTGTCGATCAGCCCCTGGGAAACCTTGGCGCCTGAACGATTGAAGCCGTAGAACGGGCCGGAGGCGAGGTCCAGATACAGCTGCGCGCGATCCTCCAGCGAGGCCTTGCGGATGCCGTCGAAGACTTCCAGCGGCAGGCCACCCGGGTTATCCGCCGTTTTCAGCATCATCGGTGGCACGGCGCTGACCAGCACGGCCTTCTTTATCCGTTCGGTGCCTTGGCGGCCGATGTAGCGGGCCACCTCGCCACCACCGGTGGAGAAGCCCACCAGGGTGACGTCCTTCAAATCGAGCGCTTCGATCACCGCGGCTAGGTCGTCGGCGTAGTGATCCATGTCGTTGCCTTCCCACGGCTGACTGGAACGGCCATGACCGCGGCGGTCATGGGCGACCACCCGATAGCCCTCGGATGCGAGGAACAGCATCTGCGATTCCCAGCTGTCCGAGTTGAGCGGCCAGCCGTGGCTGAAGGTCACCACCGGACCGTCCTTCGGACCCCAGTCCTTGTAGTAGAGCTGCACGCCGTCGGCCGTGGTGATGGTGCTGGCAGTGCGGGCACTGGCGACACCGGATGTCGGTTGCGTGGCCTGTTCCGGTTGTGCGGCGAAAACTGGCTGCATCGCGATGGCCAGCAGCGGGAGGGTGAAGGTGCGAATGATGGCATTCATGGCGTGAGTCTCCTGTTCGTAGGTTTGGGGGCGGTCTGGATCAGTCAGCGATGAGCAGCGTTACGTCGATGTTGCCGCGGGTGGCGTTGGAGTACGGGCAGACCACGTGGGCCTGTTCGACCAGCCCCTGCAACACGTCGCGGGCAATGCCGGGCGCGGCGATGGTCAGCTCGGCCTCGATGCCGAAGCCGGTAGGGATCTGGCCAATGCCGACCTTGCCGGTGATGCGGGTGTCGGCCGGCAGTGCGACCTTCTGCTTGCCGGCGACGAACTTCAAAGCACCGAGGAAGCAGGCTGAGTAGCCGGCAGCGAAGAGCTGCTCGGGGTTGGTGCCGGGGCCGCCGGCGCCACCCAGTTCACGCGGCGTGGACAGCTGTACGTCGAGCGCCTGGTCGGAGGAGCTGGCGCGACCTTCACGGCCGCCGGTGGCGGTTGCAGTGGCGGTGTAGAGAATCTTTTCGATGGTCATGGCTACGGTTCCTGTTCTGTCGGTAGGCCAGGGCGTTGTTGCCCGGTGAGAGCTATTCTGCTCACCACGGAAAACTATTGGTGACGTAAAATCCGGAAAACATGATCAGGAGTACGAAGATGGCTGACAGGCTCGCCGCTCTGATGACGCATTTCCCGATGAGCGCACAGGTGTTCAATACCGGGCCGCTGTGCGGCATCAACACGCTGCAAAGCGATGGTGTGCATGGGCAGCTGCATCTGGTGCGCAGCGGTGCCGTCGAGGTGCATTACGGCAGGGACAAGCTGCAAGTCGAGCGCCCCAGCCTGCTGCTGTTTCCGCGACCACTGACGCATCGCTTCGTTGTCGCCGCCGGGCAGCAGGCAGACATGGTCTGCGCGAACCTGTCGTTCGAGGGCGGCGCCAGCAACCCAATCGCGTCAGGCCTGGCCGATGTCGTCTGCCTGCCGCTCGACGAGGTCTGGGGCACCGAGCCGGTGCTGACGCTGCTGTTCGAAGAAGCCTTCGAGCAGCGCTGCGGGCGTGTGGCGATGGTCGAGCGCCTGCTCGAAGTGGTGATGATCCAGGTGTTGCGCCAGCTGATGGAAAGCGACGCGGTGAATGGCGGCCTGCTCTCCGGGCTGGCGCACCCGCGGCTGCGCAATGCCTTGGTGGCGATGCACGAGGCGCCAGCGCAGGACTGGACGCTCGAGGAACTGGCCAGTGTCGCCGGGATGTCGCGCAGCGTGTTCGCCACGGCCTTTCGCGAGACGGTCGGCACCACGCCGGGACAGTACCTGCAGGGCTGGCGCGTGCGGCTGGCGCAGAAGGCACTGCGCCGTGGCCGCCCACTGAAGATGATCTCGGCCGAGGTCGGCTACGGCAGCGAAGCTGCGTTCTCGCGGGCGTTCAAGGCGCACTCCGGCCTGTCGCCGCGGGACTGGAAGAACCAGTTGTCCATGCCGGCCAACCCCTGACAGCAGGACCTCGCGCCGAACCAAACTCCGCGCGGAGTGGCTAGAAGCGAAAGACCGAATTAATCCTTCGCTTCTTCCAATGTTGACTAAGCTCCTTGGCAGACGCCGGCAAAGCATCGGCGTTCCAGCCTGATAAGAAAGGAGAACCACCGATGGATATGAACCGTCGACAGTTCTTCAAGGTCTGCGGTGTGGGCCTTGGGGCGTCGAGCATGGCGGCATTGGGCATGGCCCCACCGACGGCGTATGCCGAATCAATCCGGCATTTCAAACTGACCAACACCCGTGAAACCCGCAACACCTGCCCCTACTGCTCCGTCGGTTGCGGGCTGATCCTCTACAGCCAGGGCAGCGGCGGCAAGAATGTCGCGCAGAACATCATCCACATCGAAGGCGACTCCGATCACCCGGTCAACCGCGGCACCCTCTGCCCGAAAGGCGCGGGCCTGCTCGACTTCGTCCACAGCCCCAACCGCCTGACCCATCCGGAAGTCCGCGAAGCCGGCACCAACGAGTGGAAGCGCATCGAGTGGAGCGAAGCCCTCGACCGCATCGCCCGACTGATGAAGGACGACCGCGATGCCAACTTCATCGAGCGCAACGACAAGGGCCAGACGGTCAATCGCTGGCTGACTACCGGTTTCCTCGCCGCCTCGGCTTCATCCAATGAGGCCGGCTATATCACCCACAAGGTGGTTCGATCACTCGGCATACTGGCGTTCGACAACCAGGCACGTGTCTGACACGGCCCGACGGTGGCAAGTCTTGCCCCGACGTTTGGCCGTGGAGCCATGACCAATCACTGGAGTGATATCCAGAACGCCGATCTGGTCCTGATCATGGGCGGTAACGCCGCCGAAGCGCACCCGTGCGGCTTCAAGTGGGTCACCGAAGCCAAGGCGCGCAACAAGGCGCGGTTGGTGGTGGTCGATCCGCGCTTCACCCGTTCGGCCTCGGTGGCCGACATGTATGCACCGATCCGCACCGGCACCGACATCGCCTTTCTCGGCGGGCTGATCAACTACCTGCTGGAAAACGACAAGATCCAGCACGAGTACGTGGTCAACTACACCGACGTCTCGTTCATCGTGAAGGAAGGCTTCGGCTTCGAGGATGGCCTGTTCAACGGCTACGACGCCGAGAAACGCAGCTATCCAGACAAGTCCGCCTGGAGCTACGAGCTGGACGAGGACGGCTTTGCCCGCGTCGACAAGAGCCTCACCCACCCGCGCTGCGTGTTCAATCTGCTCAAGCAGCACTACAGCCGCTATACACCGGAGGTGGTCAGCAACATCTGCGGCACGCCGCAGGACAAGATGTTGCAGGTCTGGGAAACCATTGCCGAGACCTCGGCGCCGGGCAAGGTCATGACCATCATGTACGCCCTGGGCTGGACGCAGCATTCGGTCGGTTCGCAGATGATCCGCACCGGCGCCATGGTGCAGCTGCTGCTCGGCAACATCGGCATGCCTGGCGGCGGCATGAACGCCCTGCGCGGGCACTCCAACATCCAGGGGCTGACCGACCTGGGCCTGCTCTCCAACCTGCTGCCGGGCTACATGACCCTGCCGCTGGAAGCCGAGCAGGATTACACCGCTTACATCACCAAGCGCACCGCCAAGCCGCTACGGCCGGGGCAGCTGTCCTACTGGCAGCACTACGAGAAATTCCACGTCAGCCTGATGAAGGCCTGGTACGGCAGGAACGCCACGGCGGAGAACAACTGGGGCTACGACTGGCTGCCGAAGCTGGATATCCCTGGCTACGACGTGCTCAAGGTGTTCGACATGATGTATCAGGGGCAGGTGAACGGCTATTTCTGCCAGGGCTTCAACCCCATCGCCTCGTTCCCCAACAAGGCCAAGGTCAGCGCCGCGCTGGCCAAGCTCAAGTACCTGGTGATCATGGACCCGCTGGCCACCGAGACCTCGGAGTTCTGGCGCAATGCCGGCGAGTACAACGACGTCGACACCGCCAGCATCCAGACCACGGTGTTCCGCCTACCGACCACCTGCTTCGCCGAGGAGGATGGCTCGCTGGTCAACAGCGGGCGCTGGCTGCAATGGCACTGGAAGGCCGCCGAGCCGCCAGGGCAGGCGCAGACCGACGTGGTGATCATGGGCGGGCTGTTCCATCGGCTGCGCGAGCTGTACCGCAAGGAAGGTGGCGCCTATGCCGAACCGCTGCTCAACATTGACTGGGGCTATCGTCAGCCGGAAGAACCGAGCGCCGAGGAAATTGCCCAGGAGTACAACGGCAAGGCCCTGAGCGACGTCTTCGATCTGCAAACCGGCGCACAGGTGGCCAAGGCCGGCGAGCTGCTACCCGGCTTCGGCCTGCTGCGCGCCGACGGCACGACCTCCAGCGGTTGCTGGATCTTCTGCGGCTCCTGGACCCAGGCCGGCAACCAGATGGCCCGGCGCGACAACGCCGACCCCTACGGCATGGGCCAGACGCTGGGTTGGGCCTGGGCCTGGCCGGCCAACCGGCGCATCCTCTACAACCGCGCCTCGGCCGACCCCGCGGGCAATCCGTGGGATAAGCAGAAGAAACGCCTGGTCTGGTGGGACGGCGGCAAGTGGGGCGGCACCGACGTGCCGGACTTCAAGGTCGACTCGCGGCCCGAGGACGGCATGAACCCGTTCATCATGAACCCCGAAGGGGTGGCGCGGCTGTTCGCCGTGGACAAGATGAACGAGGGGCCATTCCCCGAGCACTACGAGCCGTTCGAGACGCCGATCGGGCGCAACCCGCTGCACCCAGGCAACGCGCTGGCGATCAGCAACCCCGCGGCGCGAGTGTTCAAGAACGACATGGAGCTGTTCGGCACGGCGGAGGACTTCCCCTACGCCGCCACCACCTACCGGCTCACCGAGCACTTCCACTTCTGGACCAAGCATTGCCGGCTCAACGCGATCACCCAACCCGAGCAGTTCGTCGAGATTGGCGAGGTGCTGGCCAAGGAACTGGGCATCGTCGCCGGCGAGCGGGTCAAGGTGTCGTCCAACCGCGGCTATATCAAGGCGGTAGCGGTGGTGACCAAGCGCATCAAGCCGCTGACGGTGGACGGGCAAACGGTGCACCAGATCGGCATCCCGCTGCACTGGGGCTTCGCCGGGGTGGCGCGCAATGGCTACCTGACCAACACGCTGACGCCGTTCGTCGGTGACGCCAACACCCAGACGCCGGAGTTCAAGTCGTTCCTGGTCAACGTGGAGAAGGCATGATGGCTACTCAAGACGTGATTGCCCGCTCCGCCACAACCACCGAGCGGCCGTCGATCCGCGAGATCGGCGAAGTGGCGAAACTGATCGACACCTCCAAGTGCATCGGCTGCAAGGCGTGCCAGGTGGCGTGCTCGGAATGGAACGACCTGCGTGACGATGTCGGCACCAGCAATGGGACCTACGACAACCCGATCGACCTCACCGCCGAGTCCTGGACGGTGATGAAGTTCGCCGAGTACGAGAACCCCGGCAGCGGCAACCTCGAATGGCTGATCCGCAAAGACGGCTGCATGCACTGCGCCGATCCGGGCTGCCTAAAGGCCTGCCCAGCGCCGGGGGCGATCGTGAAGTACGCCAACGGCATCGTCGACTTCAACCAGGACCACTGTATCGGCTGCGGCTACTGCATCACCGGTTGCCCGTTCGACATCCCGCGCATCTCCGAGAAGGACAAGAAAGCCTACAAGTGCACGCTCTGTTCCGACCGTGTTTCAGTCGGGTTGGAGCCGGCCTGCGTGAAGACCTGCCCCACCGGGGCGATCGTCTTCGGCAGCAAGGAGGACATGAAGGAGCATGCCGCCGGGCGCATTGCCGATCTCAAGGAGCGCGGTTTCGACCAGGCCGGCCTGTACGACCCCGATGGCGTCGGCGGTACGCACGTGATGTACGTGCTGCACCATGCCGATCAGCCCTCGCTGTACAGCGACCTGCCGAACGAGCCGACCATCAGCCCGCTGGTCAGCCTGTGGAAAGGCGTGACCAAGCCCCTCGCCCTGCTGGGCATGGGCGCGGCGGTGCTGGCCGGCTTCTTCCATTACACGCGGGTCGGCCCGATCCGCGTCGAGGAAGACGAGAACAAGACCGAACTCAGCGAGCCCGTGGTGCACCAGGTCGATCCTTCGGTGCATGTGGTCGATCCCAAGGAGCCGCGACCCTGACCGAGCGGCCCCGTTCGCGGGGCCGCCCTCGGAGTCCGCTCGCTCAAGGAGTCAACGATGAACAACAACGAGATCGAACGCTACAACCCCTCGCAACGGACCAACCACTGGATCGTTGCGATTCTCTTCGTGCTCGCCGCGCTGTCCGGCCTGGCGCTGTTCCATCCGGCGCTTTTCGGCCTCTCCGGGCTGTTCGGCGGCGGCACCTGGACGCGCATCCTGCACCCCTTCATCGGGGTCGCGATGTTCGTCTTCTTCCTCTGGCTGGCGATCCGCTTCGCCGGGCACAACCGCATCGAGGCGCGGGATCGCCAGTGGCTCAGGCAGATCAACGACGTGGTGCACAACCGCGAAGACAGACTACCGGAAGTCGGCCGCTACAACGCCGGGCAGAAGGTGCTGTTCTGGGTGCTGATCCTCAGCATGCTGGTGCTGCTGCTCAGCGGCATCGTCATCTGGCGCGAGTACTTCAGCAGCTTCTTCGGCATCGTCTCGCTGCGCTGGGCCAGCCTGCTGCATGCCATCGCCGCCTTCGTGCTGATCGTCAGCATCATCGTGCACATCTACGCCGCCATCTGGATCAAGGGTTCGATGGGTTCGATGCTCTACGGCACCGTCAGCCGCGCTTGGGCACGCAAGCACCATCCAGCCTGGTACCGGGAGATCACCGAACGCAAATAAGCGGCACTGCTGTTCAACCGGAGATTCCCGCGCCGCGCGGGAATCTTCGGCGACGCGCACCATCGAAAGCCGAGCGACAACCGCTGACGGACTATGCTGTTCGGCATAACCACAAGAAAAGGAGTCCTGCGTGGCAGGCACCATTCTAGAGCCCGGGCAGATCGAAGCCGCGGCCAGCAAACCACCCTTCACCAACCTGCCGCCGCGCGATCTGTTCGCTCTGCGCAGCGAACGTTTCAGCAAGCTCGCTGAAGGCCACCCATTCGCCGACTACCTGCGCCTGCTGGCCGCGGTCTGCCAGGCGCAACAGCAGGTGCTGGACAACCCGCCGGCAATGCCGCCGCTGGACGAACACCGCACCCGTGAAAGCCTCAAACACAACCTGCCGCCGCTGGCTGCCGACACCCTGGTCCGCGACGATGCCTGGCTGACGATGCTGGATGCCTGGCTGGATGCCTTCGTGGCGCCGGAAAATCCCGCGGTAGTCGCGGCCATCAGGCAACTGCGCGACGCCGAGAACGGCCAGCGCAAGGCCTGGGCCGTGGCACTGGTCAGCGGCCAGTACGACAGCCTGCCGCCGGCGCTGGTGCCTTTTCTCGGCGCCGCCCTGCAACTGGCCTGGAGCCACCAGCTGCTGCAGCTCGACCTCTCCGACCTGCGCGAGCGCGAAGACCAGACCCACTGCCCCTGCTGCGGCGCGCCGCCCATGGCCGGCATCATCCGCCATCGCGGCCAACTCAACGGCCTGCGCTATCTGGTCTGCTCGCTGTGTGCCTGCGAGTGGCATTACGTGCGGGTCAAATGCAGCCAATGCCGCAGCACCAAGAAGCTCGACTACCTGCACTTCGAAGGCTCGCCTCAGGGCGTCAAGGCCGAGGTCTGCCCCGAGTGCAACAGCTACCTCAAGCAGCTCTATCTCGACCTGGCGCCGGATGGTGAAAGCCTCTCGGCCGACCTCGCCACTCTGGACCTGGACATGCTGCTGGCCGAGCAGGGCTTCCAGCGTCACGCGCCCAATCTGCTGCTGGCACCGGGGGACGATGCATGAGCAGCAGCCACCTGCCCTCGGTCGACAAGCTGCTGCGTGACCCGGCCTGCCAACCGCTGCAGCAGCGCTACGGCCGCCAGGCATTGCTGAGCACCCTGCGCGACCTGCTCGATGAATTGCGCGAACCGGCCCGCCATGGCCAGCTGGCCGCGCTGGAACTGTCCGAAGCGGTGCTCGCCGGGCGCGCCGGCGAACGCCTGGCCAACCAGCACCGCAGCCGCGTACGCCGGGTGTTCAACCTCACCGGCACGGTGCTGCACACCAACCTCGGGCGCGCTCTGCTGCCGGATGAAGCCATCGAGGCGATCACCCTTGCCGCGCGCTATCCGCTCAATCTGGAATTCGATCTCGCCACCGGCAAGCGCGGCGATCGCGACGACCTCATCGAAGGGCTGATCCGCGAGCTGACCGGCGCCGAGGCCGTCACCGTGGTCAACAACAATGCCGCCGCCGTGCTGCTGGCCTTGAACAGCCTCGGCGCACGCAAGGAAGGCATCATT includes:
- the fdnG gene encoding formate dehydrogenase-N subunit alpha, translated to MDMNRRQFFKVCGVGLGASSMAALGMAPPTAYAESIRHFKLTNTRETRNTCPYCSVGCGLILYSQGSGGKNVAQNIIHIEGDSDHPVNRGTLCPKGAGLLDFVHSPNRLTHPEVREAGTNEWKRIEWSEALDRIARLMKDDRDANFIERNDKGQTVNRWLTTGFLAASASSNEAGYITHKVVRSLGILAFDNQARVUHGPTVASLAPTFGRGAMTNHWSDIQNADLVLIMGGNAAEAHPCGFKWVTEAKARNKARLVVVDPRFTRSASVADMYAPIRTGTDIAFLGGLINYLLENDKIQHEYVVNYTDVSFIVKEGFGFEDGLFNGYDAEKRSYPDKSAWSYELDEDGFARVDKSLTHPRCVFNLLKQHYSRYTPEVVSNICGTPQDKMLQVWETIAETSAPGKVMTIMYALGWTQHSVGSQMIRTGAMVQLLLGNIGMPGGGMNALRGHSNIQGLTDLGLLSNLLPGYMTLPLEAEQDYTAYITKRTAKPLRPGQLSYWQHYEKFHVSLMKAWYGRNATAENNWGYDWLPKLDIPGYDVLKVFDMMYQGQVNGYFCQGFNPIASFPNKAKVSAALAKLKYLVIMDPLATETSEFWRNAGEYNDVDTASIQTTVFRLPTTCFAEEDGSLVNSGRWLQWHWKAAEPPGQAQTDVVIMGGLFHRLRELYRKEGGAYAEPLLNIDWGYRQPEEPSAEEIAQEYNGKALSDVFDLQTGAQVAKAGELLPGFGLLRADGTTSSGCWIFCGSWTQAGNQMARRDNADPYGMGQTLGWAWAWPANRRILYNRASADPAGNPWDKQKKRLVWWDGGKWGGTDVPDFKVDSRPEDGMNPFIMNPEGVARLFAVDKMNEGPFPEHYEPFETPIGRNPLHPGNALAISNPAARVFKNDMELFGTAEDFPYAATTYRLTEHFHFWTKHCRLNAITQPEQFVEIGEVLAKELGIVAGERVKVSSNRGYIKAVAVVTKRIKPLTVDGQTVHQIGIPLHWGFAGVARNGYLTNTLTPFVGDANTQTPEFKSFLVNVEKA
- the fdxH gene encoding formate dehydrogenase subunit beta; protein product: MATQDVIARSATTTERPSIREIGEVAKLIDTSKCIGCKACQVACSEWNDLRDDVGTSNGTYDNPIDLTAESWTVMKFAEYENPGSGNLEWLIRKDGCMHCADPGCLKACPAPGAIVKYANGIVDFNQDHCIGCGYCITGCPFDIPRISEKDKKAYKCTLCSDRVSVGLEPACVKTCPTGAIVFGSKEDMKEHAAGRIADLKERGFDQAGLYDPDGVGGTHVMYVLHHADQPSLYSDLPNEPTISPLVSLWKGVTKPLALLGMGAAVLAGFFHYTRVGPIRVEEDENKTELSEPVVHQVDPSVHVVDPKEPRP
- a CDS encoding formate dehydrogenase subunit gamma — encoded protein: MNNNEIERYNPSQRTNHWIVAILFVLAALSGLALFHPALFGLSGLFGGGTWTRILHPFIGVAMFVFFLWLAIRFAGHNRIEARDRQWLRQINDVVHNREDRLPEVGRYNAGQKVLFWVLILSMLVLLLSGIVIWREYFSSFFGIVSLRWASLLHAIAAFVLIVSIIVHIYAAIWIKGSMGSMLYGTVSRAWARKHHPAWYREITERK
- the fdhE gene encoding formate dehydrogenase accessory protein FdhE — translated: MAGTILEPGQIEAAASKPPFTNLPPRDLFALRSERFSKLAEGHPFADYLRLLAAVCQAQQQVLDNPPAMPPLDEHRTRESLKHNLPPLAADTLVRDDAWLTMLDAWLDAFVAPENPAVVAAIRQLRDAENGQRKAWAVALVSGQYDSLPPALVPFLGAALQLAWSHQLLQLDLSDLREREDQTHCPCCGAPPMAGIIRHRGQLNGLRYLVCSLCACEWHYVRVKCSQCRSTKKLDYLHFEGSPQGVKAEVCPECNSYLKQLYLDLAPDGESLSADLATLDLDMLLAEQGFQRHAPNLLLAPGDDA